A region from the Schistocerca serialis cubense isolate TAMUIC-IGC-003099 chromosome 1, iqSchSeri2.2, whole genome shotgun sequence genome encodes:
- the LOC126480423 gene encoding uncharacterized protein C1orf131, which yields MVDELSFVKTKCAELRKDAAASFECVVFEDKRKGVVGRNSSSKKNAKKSVLDSSDIDIRRVKREVIKFGLSGFDAKTKQEAKIEQAIRLGAKPPKKKYVNYKELKAEKARQLQEAEEKKKLMDAGKIKGVSSDKGKKYLALKKRKDNILQAYGKVSSSFKNKKGRRKK from the exons ATGGTCGATGAACTGTCTTTCGTCAAAACGAAATGTGCAGAGCTGCGGAAAGATGCAGCAGCATCTTTCGAGTGTGTCGTGTTTGAAGATAAGAGAAAAGGAGTCGTTGGCAGAAATTCCTCCAGTAAAAAGAACGCAAAAAAATCTGTACTCGATAGTAGTGACATTGATATTAGGAGAGTAAAACGAGAAGTAATCAAATTTGGCTTAAGTGGCTTCGATGCGAAAACGAAGCAGGAAGCAAAAATCGAGCAGGCTATAAGACTCGGTGCGAAACCACCAAAAAAGAAGTATGTTAATTATAAAGAGCTCAAAGCCGAAAAAGCGCGCCAGTTGCAGgaagcagaagaaaagaagaagttgATGGATGCTGGAAAAATTAAAGGTGTTTCTAGCGACAAGGGCAAGAAATATTTAGCACTCAAGAAGCGAAAGGATAATATTTTGCAAGCTTATGGCAAG GTATCTTCAAGTTTTAAAAACAAGAAAGGGCGTAGGAAGAAGTGA